A single Pan troglodytes isolate AG18354 chromosome 19, NHGRI_mPanTro3-v2.0_pri, whole genome shotgun sequence DNA region contains:
- the CYB561 gene encoding transmembrane ascorbate-dependent reductase CYB561, whose translation MEGGAAATTPAALPYYVAFSQLLGLTLVAMTGAWLGLYRGGIAWESDLQFNAHPLCMVIGLIFLQGNALLVYRVFRNEAKRTTKVLHGLLHIFALVIALVGLVAVFDYHRKKGYADLYSLHSWCGILVFVLYFVQWLVGFSFFLFPGASFSLRSRYRPQHIFFGATIFLLSVGTALLGLKEALLFNLGGKYSAFEPEGVLANVLGLLLVCFGGAVLYILTRADWKRPSQAEEQALSMDFKTLTEGDSPGSQ comes from the exons ATGGAGGGCGGGGCCGCGGCAACCACCCCCGCAGCACTGCCTTACTACGTGGCCTTCTCCCAGCTGCTGGGCCTGACCTTGGTGGCCATGACTGGCGCGTGGCTCGGGCTGTACCGAGGCGGCATTGCCTGGGAGAGCGACCTGCAGTTCAACGCGCACCCCCTCTGCATGGTCATAGGCCTGATCTTCCTGCAGGGAAATG CCCTGCTGGTTTACCGTGTCTTCAGGAACGAAGCTAAACGCACCACCAAGGTCCTGCACGGGCTGCTGCACATCTTTGCGCTCGTCATCGCCCTGGTTG gcttggtggcggtGTTCGACTACCACAGGAAGAAGGGCTACGCTGACCTGTACAGCCTACACAGCTGGTGCGGGATCCTTGTCTTTGTCCTGTACTTTGTGCAG TGGCTGGTGGGCTTCAGCTTCTTCCTGTTCCCCGGAGCTTCATTCTCCCTGCGGAGCCGCTACCGCCCACAGCACATCTTCTTTGGTGCTACCATCTTCCTCCTTTCCGTGGGCACCGCCCTGCTGGGCCTGAAGGAGGCACTGCTGTTCAACCTCGG GGGCAAGTATAGCGCGTTTGAGCCCGAGGGTGTCCTGGCCAACGTGCTGGGCCTGCTGCTGGTCTGCTTCGGTGGGGCGGTGCTCTACATCTTGACCCGGGCCGACTGGAAGCGGCCTTCCCAGGCGGAAGAGCAGGCCCTCTCCATGGACTTCAAGACGCTGACGGAGGGAGACAGCCCCGGCTCCCAGTGA